The Acinonyx jubatus isolate Ajub_Pintada_27869175 chromosome D2, VMU_Ajub_asm_v1.0, whole genome shotgun sequence genome contains a region encoding:
- the RAB11FIP2 gene encoding rab11 family-interacting protein 2 isoform X2, whose protein sequence is MMLSEQAQKWFPTHVQVTVLQAKDLKPKGKSGTNDTYTIIQLGKEKYSTSVAEKTLEPVWKEEASFELPGLLMQGNPEKYILFLIVMHRSLVGLDKFLGQVAINLNDIFEDKQRRKTEWFRLESKQGKRAKNRGEIKVNIQFMRNNMTASMFDLSMKDKTRSPFAKLKDKMKGRKNDGTFSDTSSAIIPSSHMPDASTEFSSGEMQMKSKPKKPFLLGPQRLSSAHSMSDLTGTHVCSEKLKSGTAGQTHLLGRQIDSFGAVPESGSLKSPHRRTLSFDTSKMNQPDSSVDEGDSSFGRQNDPFTNVTASLPQKFATLPRKKNPFEESSESWDSSMNLFSKPVEVRKENKREKREKVSLFERVTGKKDSRRSDKLNNGGSDSPCDLKSPNAFSENRQDYFDYESTNPFTAKFRASNIMPSSSLLFQPRVGCRDRDLLGRGRQSHKADTCIFLCTTKHYSESECV, encoded by the exons ATGATGCTGTCCGAGCAAGCCCAAAAGTGGTTTCCTACCCACGTGCAGGTCACAGTGCTCCAAGCCAAAGATCTGAAGCCCAAAGGCAAAAGTGGCACCAATGACACATACACTATAATTCAGCTGGGCAAGGAAAAGTACTCCACCTCTGTAGCCGAGAAAACCCTTGAGCCAGTCTGGAAGGAAGAGGCCTCTTTTGAGCTACCTGGGTTGCTAATGCAGGGGAATCCAGAGAAATACATTCTTTTCCTCATAGTTATGCACAGGTCCCTGGTGGGTCTGGATAAATTTTTAGGGCAGGTGGCAATCAATCTCAATGACATCTTTGAGGacaaacaaagaaggaaaacaga gTGGTTTAGATTAGAATCCAAACAAGGAAAAAGAGCCAAAAACAGGGGTGAGATAAAGGTCAATATTCAATTCATGAGGAACAATATGACAGCAAGTATGTTTGACTTATCAATGAAGGACAAAACAAGGTCTCCTTTTgcaaaattaaaagataagatGAAAGGTAGAAAAAACGATGGGACATTTTCTGATACGTCTTCTGCCATCATTCCAAGTTCTCACATGCCCGATGCCAGTACTGAATTTTCAAGTGGTGAAATGCAGATGAAATCCAAACCAAAAAAGCCTTTCCTTTTGGGTCCTCAGCGACTCTCTTCGGCACATTCGATGTCTGATCTGACTGGGACCCACGTATGTTCTGAGAAGCTGAAGTCTGGCACCGCTGGTCAGACACATCTTCTTGGACGCCAGATAGATTCCTTCGGAGCGGTTCCGGAAAGTG GAAGTCTCAAATCTCCACACAGAAGAACATTAAGCTTTGATACTTCTAAAATGAACCAACCTGACAGCAGTGTGGATGAAGGTGACTCGTCTTTCGGAAGACAAAATGACCCATTTACAAATGTGACTGCTTCATTACCCCAAAAATTTGCAACACTGCCAAGGAAGAAAAATCCATTTGAAGAAAGCAGTGAATCCTGGGACAGCAGCatgaatttgttttcaaaaccagttgaagtaaggaaagaaaataaaagggagaaaagggagaaagttaGCCTGTTTGAAAGAGTGACTGGAAAAAAAGATAGCAGAAGATCTGATAAACTTAACAATGGGGGATCTGATAGCCCTTGTGACTTGAAATCACCCAATGCATTTAGTGAAAATCGTCAGGACTATTTCGATTATGAGTCAACTAATCCGTTTACAGCAAAATTCAGGGCTTCAAATATAATGCCATCTTCAAG TCTCCTCTTCCAGCCCAGGGTGGGCTGCAGAGATCGAGATCTTCTGGGACGTGGAAGACAGAGCCACAAGGCAGATACGTGCATTTTTTTGTGTACAACTAAGCATTATTCAGAATCTGAGTGTGTTTAA
- the RAB11FIP2 gene encoding rab11 family-interacting protein 2 isoform X3 translates to MMLSEQAQKWFPTHVQVTVLQAKDLKPKGKSGTNDTYTIIQLGKEKYSTSVAEKTLEPVWKEEASFELPGLLMQGNPEKYILFLIVMHRSLVGLDKFLGQVAINLNDIFEDKQRRKTEWFRLESKQGKRAKNRGEIKVNIQFMRNNMTASMFDLSMKDKTRSPFAKLKDKMKGRKNDGTFSDTSSAIIPSSHMPDASTEFSSGEMQMKSKPKKPFLLGPQRLSSAHSMSDLTGTHVCSEKLKSGTAGQTHLLGRQIDSFGAVPESGSLKSPHRRTLSFDTSKMNQPDSSVDEGDSSFGRQNDPFTNVTASLPQKFATLPRKKNPFEESSESWDSSMNLFSKPVEVRKENKREKREKVSLFERVTGKKDSRRSDKLNNGGSDSPCDLKSPNAFSENRQDYFDYESTNPFTAKFRASNIMPSSSTSWNCEYTFK, encoded by the exons ATGATGCTGTCCGAGCAAGCCCAAAAGTGGTTTCCTACCCACGTGCAGGTCACAGTGCTCCAAGCCAAAGATCTGAAGCCCAAAGGCAAAAGTGGCACCAATGACACATACACTATAATTCAGCTGGGCAAGGAAAAGTACTCCACCTCTGTAGCCGAGAAAACCCTTGAGCCAGTCTGGAAGGAAGAGGCCTCTTTTGAGCTACCTGGGTTGCTAATGCAGGGGAATCCAGAGAAATACATTCTTTTCCTCATAGTTATGCACAGGTCCCTGGTGGGTCTGGATAAATTTTTAGGGCAGGTGGCAATCAATCTCAATGACATCTTTGAGGacaaacaaagaaggaaaacaga gTGGTTTAGATTAGAATCCAAACAAGGAAAAAGAGCCAAAAACAGGGGTGAGATAAAGGTCAATATTCAATTCATGAGGAACAATATGACAGCAAGTATGTTTGACTTATCAATGAAGGACAAAACAAGGTCTCCTTTTgcaaaattaaaagataagatGAAAGGTAGAAAAAACGATGGGACATTTTCTGATACGTCTTCTGCCATCATTCCAAGTTCTCACATGCCCGATGCCAGTACTGAATTTTCAAGTGGTGAAATGCAGATGAAATCCAAACCAAAAAAGCCTTTCCTTTTGGGTCCTCAGCGACTCTCTTCGGCACATTCGATGTCTGATCTGACTGGGACCCACGTATGTTCTGAGAAGCTGAAGTCTGGCACCGCTGGTCAGACACATCTTCTTGGACGCCAGATAGATTCCTTCGGAGCGGTTCCGGAAAGTG GAAGTCTCAAATCTCCACACAGAAGAACATTAAGCTTTGATACTTCTAAAATGAACCAACCTGACAGCAGTGTGGATGAAGGTGACTCGTCTTTCGGAAGACAAAATGACCCATTTACAAATGTGACTGCTTCATTACCCCAAAAATTTGCAACACTGCCAAGGAAGAAAAATCCATTTGAAGAAAGCAGTGAATCCTGGGACAGCAGCatgaatttgttttcaaaaccagttgaagtaaggaaagaaaataaaagggagaaaagggagaaagttaGCCTGTTTGAAAGAGTGACTGGAAAAAAAGATAGCAGAAGATCTGATAAACTTAACAATGGGGGATCTGATAGCCCTTGTGACTTGAAATCACCCAATGCATTTAGTGAAAATCGTCAGGACTATTTCGATTATGAGTCAACTAATCCGTTTACAGCAAAATTCAGGGCTTCAAATATAATGCCATCTTCAAG TACAAGTTGGAACTGCGAATATACCTTTAAATGA